The following coding sequences lie in one Carcharodon carcharias isolate sCarCar2 chromosome 5, sCarCar2.pri, whole genome shotgun sequence genomic window:
- the LOC121278187 gene encoding 4-galactosyl-N-acetylglucosaminide 3-alpha-L-fucosyltransferase 9-like — MTSVSNKGICRTLLISIISLGCFLAALLLYVKPSNTWIYAPLESATSALGVKNPFVTGAEENETTVLIWLWPFSQTFELNSCESEYNIHNCRLTADRNLYNKSHAVLFHHRDISGDLSNLPTQPRPTFQKWVWMNLESPTHSPKKTGLDQLFNLTLTYRRDSDIEVPYGSLAMNKVPLAFELPSKSSLVCWVVSNWNTNHARVKYYNELYKYIEINTYGQAFGERLSDKNLIPTISNCKFYLSFENSIHDDYITEKLYNPLLAGTVPVVLGPSRNNYENYIPADSFIHVDDFHSVKELADYLHKLDVNKDLYMHYFKWRKYYTVRMAHFWDEHACNVCENIKRHQKYRSCSSLEKWFWS, encoded by the coding sequence ATGACTTCTGTATCTAATAAAGGGATTTGCCGTACACTGTTAATTTCCATCATCAGTTTGGGTTGCTTTTTAGCTGCGTTGTTGCTCTATGTCAAACCATCTAACACCTGGATTTATGCTCCATTGGAATCTGCCACATCAGCACTAGGTGTGAAAAACCCCTTTgtgacaggtgctgaagagaATGAAACAACTGTGCTCATTTGGCTTTGGCCTTTCAGTCAGACATTTGAGCTCAATTCTTGTGAATCTGAGTATAACATCCATAACTGTCGCTTGACTGCGGATAGGAACCTCTATAACAAATCCCATGCTGTCCTTTTCCATCACAGAGACATAAGTGGGGACTTGTCCAATCTGCCCACACAGCCTCGGCCAACTTTTCAGAAATGGGTTTGGATGAATCTGGAGTCACCTACCCACTCTCCAAAAAAAACTGGACTTGACCAGCTCTTCAACCTGACCTTGACATATCGGCGGGATTCAGATATCGAAGTGCCTTATGGGTCTTTGGCAATGAACAAAGTTCCATTAGCTTTTGAACTGCCTAGTAAAAGCAGTCTGGTGTGTTGGGTTGTAAGCAACTGGAACACTAATCATGCCAGAGTGAAGTACTACAATGAACTTTACAAATATATTGAAATCAACACATATGGTCAAGCCTTTGGGGAGCGCCTGAGTGATAAAAATTTGATTCCTACCATATCTAATTGTAAGTTCTACCTTTCCTTTGAGAATTCAATACACGACGATTACATAACTGAAAAGCTCTACAATCCTTTGCTTGCAGGCACCGTGCCTGTGGTCTTGGGGCCATCAAGAAACAACTATGAAAATTACATTCCGGCCGATTCTTTCATTCATGTGGATGATTTCCACTCAGTTAAAGAGCTTGCGGATTACCTGCACAAACTggatgttaataaagacttgtacATGCACTACTTCAAATGGAGGAAATACTACACAGTAAGGATGGCTCATTTCTGGGATGAACATGCATGTAATGTGTGTGAGAATATAAAACGACATCAAAAATATAGATCATGTTCCAGTTTGGAGAAATGGTTTTGGAGTTGA